Proteins encoded by one window of Hyphomicrobium nitrativorans NL23:
- a CDS encoding helix-turn-helix transcriptional regulator encodes MTHLLSDRTVLDLVEHIYAAGCDPDQWKTFVDRVHEAVPGSAFSVHLAIEGTHLSGSAAGIPPEQIESYFAHYHTVNPYNDLFRKIPVGQVHTVSGLVPEGWLDRHVFYHEWLKPAGDLKCGTGMVIARDSRRLLRLSFDLPYRLAHLEKPAAELVGRLGPHLARAFEVNERLGAASAAEATLEAMIGRVDGAAILVSAGGKVVMMNAPGEALARSGSLIRISKGEGRLSFSNPDDDGAYAGLLQTALDSAARGGPLVFRAAGDPAGAAVTVLPLRAVSSFAASRASAMALVVVRTGEKAQELPQDAMRSLYRLTAAESDVASLIASGRSVAEIAETLEVSKVTVRNQLAAAMGKMGVNRQAELVAAVAALSVRLR; translated from the coding sequence GTGACCCACCTGCTGTCGGACCGGACGGTTCTCGATCTCGTCGAGCACATTTATGCCGCCGGTTGCGATCCTGATCAGTGGAAGACGTTCGTCGATCGTGTCCACGAGGCGGTCCCTGGCAGCGCGTTCAGTGTCCACCTTGCGATCGAAGGGACGCATCTGAGCGGATCGGCCGCCGGCATCCCGCCCGAGCAGATCGAGAGCTATTTCGCGCACTATCACACGGTGAATCCCTACAACGACCTGTTTCGGAAAATTCCGGTCGGGCAGGTGCACACCGTGAGCGGCCTCGTGCCGGAAGGATGGCTCGACCGGCACGTTTTCTATCACGAGTGGCTAAAGCCCGCCGGCGATCTCAAGTGCGGAACGGGCATGGTGATCGCGCGCGACTCGCGCCGCCTTCTGCGCCTCAGTTTCGATCTGCCCTATCGCCTCGCACATCTGGAGAAGCCGGCCGCCGAACTGGTCGGCCGCTTGGGGCCGCATCTTGCGCGCGCGTTCGAGGTGAACGAGCGCCTCGGCGCGGCCAGCGCCGCGGAGGCGACGCTCGAAGCGATGATCGGTCGCGTGGATGGCGCGGCGATCCTCGTCTCTGCGGGCGGAAAAGTCGTCATGATGAATGCGCCGGGCGAAGCGCTGGCGAGATCGGGATCCTTGATCAGGATCTCGAAAGGCGAGGGACGGCTGTCGTTTTCGAACCCTGACGACGATGGAGCCTATGCCGGCCTTCTCCAGACGGCCCTCGATTCCGCCGCACGGGGAGGCCCGCTCGTGTTCCGCGCCGCGGGCGATCCGGCCGGTGCCGCCGTCACCGTCTTGCCGCTCCGGGCCGTTTCGTCGTTCGCCGCCAGCCGGGCCAGTGCGATGGCGCTCGTCGTGGTGCGGACCGGAGAAAAAGCCCAGGAGCTGCCCCAGGATGCGATGCGAAGCCTGTACAGGCTGACGGCCGCCGAATCCGATGTCGCGAGCCTCATCGCGTCCGGCCGGAGTGTTGCCGAAATCGCCGAGACGCTTGAGGTGTCGAAAGTGACCGTTCGCAACCAGTTGGCGGCCGCGATGGGCAAGATGGGCGTCAACCGGCAAGCCGAGTTGGTTGCCGCCGTTGCCGCGCTGAGTGTACGGCTGAGGTAA
- the proB gene encoding glutamate 5-kinase — protein MSETSQAADQSSHARPEWARARRIVVKIGSALLTDRKTGTLKADWLASLVEDVADLTKQGREVVLVSSGSIALGRHKLGLPIGRALELEESQAAAAVGQIGLAHAYQELAGKFGLTAAQILLTLGDTEQRQRYLNARHTIETLLRLKALPVVNENDTVATAEIKYGDNDRLSARVASMVSADCLVLLSDVDGLYTAPPNDDANAQHIPLVPEITAEIEAMAGDAGTELSKGGMKTKIQAARIATSAGTSMVIATGHIPHPLRAITDGCKATWFLAKQDPVTAKKRWISGQLVPRGTLFVDAGAETALSQGKSLLVAGVRRVEGVFERGDAVVIRALDGRELGRGLAAYAVADAERILGRKSSEIADILGFEGSPELIHRNDMALNRS, from the coding sequence ATGTCCGAGACCTCGCAAGCTGCCGATCAATCCTCCCACGCCCGCCCCGAGTGGGCGCGGGCGCGGCGCATCGTGGTCAAAATCGGCTCGGCGCTGCTGACGGACCGCAAGACGGGGACGCTCAAAGCCGACTGGCTCGCCTCGCTGGTCGAAGATGTGGCGGACCTCACGAAACAGGGGCGCGAAGTGGTGCTCGTCTCGTCGGGCTCCATCGCGCTCGGACGTCATAAGCTCGGGCTTCCCATCGGGCGCGCGCTCGAACTCGAAGAATCGCAGGCGGCCGCCGCCGTCGGGCAGATCGGCCTCGCCCACGCCTACCAGGAACTCGCGGGCAAGTTCGGGCTCACCGCCGCGCAGATCCTGCTCACGCTCGGCGACACGGAACAAAGGCAGCGCTATCTCAACGCACGCCACACCATCGAAACGCTGCTCCGGCTTAAAGCGCTGCCCGTCGTCAACGAGAACGACACGGTGGCGACGGCCGAGATCAAGTACGGCGATAACGACCGCCTCTCGGCGCGCGTGGCCAGCATGGTTTCCGCCGATTGCCTCGTGCTGCTGTCGGATGTGGACGGTCTCTACACGGCGCCGCCGAACGACGACGCCAACGCCCAGCACATCCCACTCGTGCCCGAGATCACGGCCGAGATCGAGGCCATGGCGGGCGATGCCGGCACCGAGCTTTCCAAGGGCGGTATGAAGACCAAGATCCAAGCCGCGCGCATCGCGACCAGCGCCGGGACGAGCATGGTCATCGCGACGGGGCATATCCCTCATCCGCTGCGCGCCATCACGGACGGCTGCAAGGCGACGTGGTTCCTGGCCAAGCAGGACCCGGTCACGGCCAAGAAGCGCTGGATCTCGGGGCAACTCGTGCCGCGGGGAACGCTATTCGTGGATGCGGGCGCGGAGACGGCGCTCAGCCAGGGCAAGAGCCTGCTCGTCGCCGGCGTGCGCCGCGTGGAGGGCGTCTTCGAACGGGGGGACGCGGTGGTCATCCGCGCGCTCGACGGGCGCGAACTCGGGCGGGGGCTCGCCGCCTATGCCGTGGCCGACGCGGAGCGCATTCTTGGGCGCAAATCGTCCGAAATCGCGGATATTCTGGGCTTCGAGGGCAGCCCGGAACTCATCCATCGCAACGACATGGCTCTCAATCGCTCATAG
- a CDS encoding GNAT family N-acetyltransferase, which produces MLIRPASPEDAAAIWSIMEPVVRAGETYALDRDMSRDDALAYWLAPDKEAFVAEQDGAVLGTYVLRPNQAGGGRHVANCAYMTSAHAMGRGVARRMCEHSLDHARALGYKAMQFNFVVGTNERAVRLWQSLGFEIVGRLPGAFAHPAHGDVDALVMFRQL; this is translated from the coding sequence ATGCTCATTCGTCCAGCCAGTCCTGAAGATGCCGCTGCAATTTGGTCGATCATGGAGCCGGTCGTCCGCGCGGGCGAGACCTACGCACTCGACCGCGACATGAGCCGGGACGATGCGTTGGCCTACTGGCTCGCACCCGACAAGGAAGCCTTCGTCGCGGAACAGGATGGAGCGGTCCTCGGCACCTACGTCCTGCGTCCCAATCAGGCGGGCGGCGGCCGTCACGTCGCCAACTGCGCCTACATGACGAGTGCGCACGCGATGGGGCGCGGTGTCGCGCGCCGGATGTGCGAGCACTCTCTCGATCATGCGCGGGCTCTGGGCTACAAGGCGATGCAGTTCAACTTCGTGGTCGGCACGAACGAACGCGCCGTTCGCCTGTGGCAGTCGCTCGGGTTCGAAATTGTCGGGCGCTTGCCGGGCGCGTTCGCGCATCCGGCTCACGGCGACGTGGATGCGCTGGTGATGTTCCGGCAGCTTTAG
- the rlmH gene encoding 23S rRNA (pseudouridine(1915)-N(3))-methyltransferase RlmH, which translates to MRLAIVAVGRLKDGPERALYLTYAKRVDDAGRALALGPLSLAELAEGRASGTAQRRADEASRMLERAGDANVLVALDGGGKTLSSEAFARWLAERRDGGERSVAFLIGGPDGHGDDVLKKASLKLSLGPMTLPHGLARIILTEQLYRATTILAGHPYHRA; encoded by the coding sequence ATGCGTCTTGCCATTGTCGCCGTCGGACGGTTGAAGGACGGCCCGGAGCGGGCGCTTTATCTCACCTATGCCAAACGGGTCGATGACGCCGGCCGCGCGCTCGCGCTCGGCCCGCTTTCGCTTGCGGAGCTTGCCGAGGGACGGGCGTCCGGGACTGCGCAACGGCGTGCGGACGAAGCCAGCCGGATGCTGGAGCGCGCGGGCGATGCGAACGTGCTGGTGGCGCTCGACGGGGGCGGAAAAACGCTTTCGAGCGAAGCGTTTGCCCGGTGGCTGGCCGAGCGGCGAGACGGGGGCGAGCGGAGCGTCGCCTTCCTGATCGGCGGCCCGGACGGACACGGCGACGATGTGCTGAAAAAGGCGTCGCTCAAGCTCTCGCTCGGGCCCATGACGCTGCCTCACGGGCTCGCCCGCATCATCCTGACGGAGCAGCTCTACAGGGCCACGACCATCCTCGCCGGGCATCCTTATCATCGCGCCTGA
- the aguB gene encoding N-carbamoylputrescine amidase, which translates to MANRSITVAAIQTSYGHDMDANIAKTEAFVREAARMGADVVLPSELFQGIYFCTRQEPKWFETAWPATEHPCVIAMQKLAGELGIVIPISFFEKDGPRYYNSVAIADADGTILGVYRKSHIPDGPGYQEKYYFRPGDTGFKTWKTQRGDLGVGICWDQWYPETARAMALQGAEVLFYPTAIGSEPYDTSLDTHLQWQRAMQGHAVSNAIPIVAANRIGTEDNDGATQKFYGHSFIADHRGELVESFGATEEGVLVHTFDLSLIESYRAEWGFFRDRRTDLYAESII; encoded by the coding sequence ATGGCCAATCGCAGCATTACGGTCGCGGCAATCCAGACGTCCTACGGGCACGACATGGATGCCAACATCGCGAAAACCGAAGCGTTCGTGCGCGAGGCCGCGCGGATGGGCGCGGACGTCGTGCTGCCCTCGGAGCTGTTTCAGGGGATCTATTTCTGCACGCGCCAGGAGCCCAAATGGTTCGAGACGGCGTGGCCCGCGACCGAGCATCCGTGCGTCATCGCCATGCAGAAGCTCGCCGGCGAACTCGGCATCGTCATTCCGATTTCGTTCTTCGAGAAAGACGGGCCGCGCTATTACAACAGCGTCGCGATTGCGGACGCGGACGGCACGATCCTCGGCGTCTATCGTAAAAGCCACATCCCGGACGGGCCCGGCTATCAGGAGAAGTATTATTTCCGGCCCGGCGATACGGGCTTCAAGACGTGGAAGACACAGCGCGGCGACCTGGGCGTCGGCATCTGCTGGGACCAGTGGTATCCGGAGACGGCGCGCGCCATGGCGCTTCAGGGCGCGGAAGTGCTGTTCTATCCGACGGCCATCGGCAGCGAGCCTTACGACACCTCGCTAGATACGCACCTGCAATGGCAGCGCGCGATGCAAGGGCATGCCGTCTCGAACGCGATCCCCATCGTTGCCGCGAACCGCATCGGGACGGAAGACAACGACGGCGCGACGCAGAAATTCTACGGACATTCGTTCATTGCCGATCATCGCGGCGAGCTTGTAGAGAGCTTCGGCGCGACTGAGGAGGGTGTGCTGGTGCACACGTTCGATCTGTCGCTGATCGAGAGCTACCGTGCCGAATGGGGGTTCTTCCGCGACCGGCGGACGGACCTCTACGCCGAGAGCATCATCTAG
- a CDS encoding nicotinate-nucleotide adenylyltransferase, which produces MRASLLPSRLLARSFGSLAVRAPLAGQGQRIGLLGGSFNPPHGTHVAVSEAAMKRLGLDQVWWLVTPGNPLKEHGDLAPLSERLAACRTLAVNPRIHVTALEADLGSALTAVTIAFLKRRFPRARFVWIMGGDNLAGFHRWTAWRQIAGQMPIAIADRPLWRLKALSSPAGRALAPYRLPDDRAGVLADQRAPAWVYLPIRLSSESSTEIRAGRQPPSV; this is translated from the coding sequence GTGCGCGCCTCGCTCCTGCCTTCCCGCCTCCTAGCCCGAAGCTTCGGGTCTCTTGCCGTGCGTGCGCCGCTCGCGGGGCAGGGGCAGCGGATCGGGCTTCTGGGGGGCTCGTTCAATCCGCCTCATGGGACGCACGTGGCTGTCTCGGAGGCCGCCATGAAGCGGCTCGGCCTCGATCAGGTCTGGTGGCTCGTCACGCCCGGCAATCCGCTGAAAGAACACGGCGATCTCGCCCCGCTCAGCGAGCGGCTGGCCGCCTGCCGGACGCTGGCGGTCAATCCGAGGATCCACGTCACAGCGCTCGAAGCCGATCTCGGAAGCGCGTTGACCGCGGTCACCATCGCGTTTCTGAAGCGGCGCTTTCCCCGCGCACGCTTCGTCTGGATCATGGGCGGGGACAATCTCGCGGGCTTCCACCGCTGGACGGCATGGCGGCAAATCGCCGGACAGATGCCGATCGCGATCGCGGACCGTCCGCTCTGGCGGCTCAAGGCGCTCTCGTCACCCGCGGGCCGCGCGCTCGCGCCCTACCGCCTGCCGGACGACCGGGCGGGGGTGCTGGCGGACCAACGCGCGCCGGCCTGGGTTTATCTCCCCATCCGGCTGTCATCCGAATCGTCCACGGAGATCCGGGCAGGCCGCCAGCCTCCGTCCGTCTAA
- a CDS encoding PRC-barrel domain-containing protein translates to MARATAHPDHRLISSEDVHGTDVIGAEEEVIGEIDHLLIEKNSGRVAYAVMSFGGILGLAHSHYPIPWSALKYDPKVAGYRTGITEAQLRNAPEFSDDSWTDREWETRTHQHYGAPTYWAP, encoded by the coding sequence ATGGCTCGCGCTACAGCACATCCCGATCACCGGCTCATATCGAGCGAAGACGTACACGGCACCGACGTCATCGGTGCGGAGGAGGAAGTGATCGGCGAGATCGACCATCTCCTGATCGAAAAAAACAGCGGACGCGTCGCTTATGCGGTGATGAGCTTCGGCGGCATCCTCGGCCTTGCTCACAGCCACTACCCGATCCCGTGGTCGGCGCTGAAATACGATCCGAAAGTTGCGGGATACCGCACGGGAATTACCGAAGCGCAACTCAGAAACGCGCCGGAATTCAGCGACGATTCCTGGACCGATCGCGAGTGGGAAACGCGCACGCACCAGCACTACGGCGCGCCGACGTACTGGGCGCCATAA
- a CDS encoding response regulator yields MDMRENLEVLIVEDRQVMLKIIRRLLVQLGYARIDEATNGVEALARLGEKRYDLILSDWNMEPMSGFELLKLVRARPVTQKTPFVLITAEAKPENILAAKAAGANGYLVKPFKLDALERTLDGVLAAKGFVSLAVA; encoded by the coding sequence ATGGACATGCGCGAGAACCTCGAAGTGCTGATTGTCGAGGATCGGCAGGTGATGCTTAAGATCATCCGCCGCCTGTTAGTGCAACTCGGTTATGCGCGCATCGACGAGGCCACCAACGGGGTGGAGGCGCTCGCCCGGCTTGGCGAGAAACGGTACGATCTCATCCTCTCCGACTGGAATATGGAGCCCATGAGCGGCTTCGAGCTCTTGAAGCTCGTGCGCGCCCGGCCCGTCACGCAAAAAACGCCGTTCGTTCTGATTACCGCCGAGGCCAAGCCCGAGAACATCCTCGCGGCCAAGGCTGCTGGCGCCAACGGCTACCTCGTGAAGCCGTTCAAGCTCGATGCGCTGGAGCGCACGCTCGACGGCGTGCTGGCGGCGAAAGGTTTCGTCTCCCTCGCGGTTGCATGA
- a CDS encoding cytochrome c oxidase assembly protein: MIHPSAASSRRIKIAAWAMLDIAAVSGLSVAIGLWAAYALGLNLGLGPLSQHMIDHIALLVVAAPVAAWLLRTKLPAVSRRGFVLIVALHIGLIWTWHLPPVLHAAQGGHTLHVAMCVSLFAVGVAFWHAIIGLGRDRWQAVAALLLTGKLFCLFAALLVFSPRVLYAGLAHAHHADPGAMTGIADQQMAGVIMLAICPLAYVATGIFIAARWILDIERASPQPALRAASLRSGN; this comes from the coding sequence ATGATCCACCCGAGTGCTGCGTCGTCGAGGCGGATCAAGATCGCGGCTTGGGCCATGCTCGATATCGCCGCCGTTTCCGGACTCAGCGTCGCGATCGGACTGTGGGCGGCGTACGCTCTCGGACTGAACCTGGGCCTCGGTCCACTTTCCCAGCATATGATCGATCACATCGCGCTGCTCGTCGTGGCGGCGCCGGTCGCGGCTTGGCTGCTGCGGACAAAACTGCCGGCCGTATCCCGCCGCGGTTTCGTTCTGATCGTCGCGCTTCACATCGGGCTCATTTGGACGTGGCATCTGCCGCCGGTTCTCCATGCCGCGCAGGGCGGGCACACACTCCATGTCGCGATGTGCGTTTCGCTGTTTGCCGTCGGCGTCGCCTTCTGGCACGCGATCATCGGCCTCGGGCGCGACCGCTGGCAGGCCGTGGCTGCGCTTCTTCTCACCGGCAAGCTCTTCTGCCTTTTCGCGGCGCTGCTCGTGTTCTCGCCGCGCGTGCTTTACGCGGGGCTCGCTCATGCGCATCACGCCGACCCCGGCGCGATGACGGGAATCGCGGATCAGCAGATGGCCGGCGTGATCATGCTCGCGATCTGCCCGCTCGCGTACGTCGCAACCGGCATCTTCATCGCCGCGCGATGGATTCTCGACATCGAACGCGCAAGTCCCCAGCCGGCGCTACGTGCCGCCTCTCTCCGCTCAGGGAACTAA
- the rsfS gene encoding ribosome silencing factor, whose protein sequence is MRTAIEGAREGASPTELVHKSTSPDTLLKQVVHWIDEAKAEDIVTIDLKGKSSLGDYMVIATGRSDRHVGAVAEQLRKHLKESGVEGVRVEGLETCDWVLIDAGDILVHVFRDEVRDFYNLEKMWSAARPGEPTSH, encoded by the coding sequence ATGCGAACCGCCATCGAGGGGGCCCGCGAGGGTGCTTCTCCTACCGAGCTGGTGCATAAGAGCACGAGCCCGGATACCCTGCTCAAGCAGGTCGTTCATTGGATCGACGAGGCCAAGGCCGAGGACATCGTTACGATCGATCTCAAGGGCAAGTCGTCGCTGGGCGACTATATGGTGATCGCCACCGGGCGCTCCGACCGCCACGTGGGCGCGGTTGCCGAGCAGCTTCGCAAACACCTCAAGGAAAGCGGTGTCGAGGGCGTCCGCGTCGAAGGTCTTGAGACCTGCGACTGGGTGCTAATCGATGCCGGAGACATTCTCGTCCATGTGTTCCGGGACGAGGTTCGGGATTTCTACAATCTCGAAAAGATGTGGTCCGCCGCGCGGCCGGGCGAGCCGACGTCGCATTAG
- a CDS encoding GtrA family protein: protein MTPRDGGDAADEPKRETAQADDRAYRLRRLLRYTGVNVASVAVDYTIFLSLMKLIGMPVLASTIGHAVAFSLNYVLSRKLVFGTAGEHKGEQRLFAEFMATGLLGLALTASVTAAGIYLMDFEPIVAKTVAMLITFVTLYIIRSRLVFTRPS from the coding sequence GTGACACCACGTGACGGCGGCGACGCGGCGGACGAGCCCAAGCGAGAGACGGCACAAGCGGACGACAGGGCCTATCGGCTGCGGCGGCTTCTCCGCTACACGGGGGTGAACGTCGCCTCCGTGGCGGTCGACTACACGATCTTCCTGTCGCTCATGAAGCTGATCGGGATGCCGGTGCTCGCGAGCACCATCGGGCATGCCGTTGCGTTCTCGCTCAACTATGTGCTGTCGCGAAAGCTGGTGTTCGGGACGGCCGGTGAGCACAAGGGAGAGCAGCGGCTGTTTGCGGAGTTCATGGCGACGGGGCTGCTCGGCCTGGCGCTGACAGCCTCCGTCACGGCGGCGGGCATCTATCTCATGGATTTCGAGCCCATCGTTGCCAAGACGGTGGCGATGCTGATTACGTTCGTTACGCTCTATATCATCCGCAGCCGGCTGGTTTTTACCCGGCCGAGCTGA
- a CDS encoding agmatine deiminase family protein — MTGTDIVVPAEWAPQKAIWTAWPWDANEWNGDLDAPRRDVAALVRALAATNTVRVLVNGPEAEATARAAIGDAAELVPAKYGDIWLRDTGPIFARTGAGTIALRFDVNGWGGKHDLADDATVGDRIAELTGTDIRRFDFVLEGGAVEHDGEGTVLATRQTLLNPNRNGWTEEAAEAALNRAFGAKKVIWVDEGLLGDHTDGHIDNIARFVGPGRVACQAPADTTDPNAAILDAIADGLARQTDAAGRRLDVIRIPGPGRVTDTAGEVLPASHMNFIIANEVVVVPVYGTATEAAALDALRAVFPDRTVHGVRSSGLLGSGGAGGGSFHCITQQEPL; from the coding sequence ATGACCGGGACGGACATCGTCGTACCTGCCGAATGGGCGCCTCAGAAAGCAATCTGGACGGCCTGGCCCTGGGACGCGAACGAATGGAACGGCGATCTCGATGCGCCGCGCCGCGATGTGGCGGCGCTGGTGCGCGCACTGGCTGCGACGAACACCGTGCGCGTGCTCGTGAACGGCCCCGAGGCCGAAGCCACGGCGCGGGCCGCCATCGGAGACGCGGCGGAACTCGTTCCGGCGAAGTACGGCGATATCTGGCTGAGGGATACGGGGCCGATCTTCGCGCGCACCGGCGCGGGTACGATCGCGCTCCGGTTCGACGTGAACGGCTGGGGCGGCAAGCACGATCTCGCAGACGACGCGACCGTGGGCGACCGCATCGCGGAGCTGACGGGCACCGACATCCGGCGGTTCGACTTCGTGCTCGAAGGTGGCGCCGTGGAGCATGACGGCGAAGGCACGGTGCTCGCTACCCGGCAGACGCTGCTCAATCCGAACCGCAATGGCTGGACCGAAGAGGCGGCCGAAGCCGCGCTGAACCGAGCCTTCGGCGCGAAAAAGGTGATCTGGGTCGACGAAGGTCTTCTCGGCGACCACACCGACGGGCACATCGACAACATCGCCCGCTTCGTGGGGCCGGGGCGTGTCGCCTGCCAGGCGCCCGCCGACACGACCGATCCGAATGCGGCCATTCTGGATGCAATCGCCGACGGCCTCGCGCGCCAGACGGATGCGGCGGGCCGCAGGCTCGACGTGATCCGCATCCCCGGACCCGGCCGCGTAACGGACACGGCGGGCGAGGTCTTGCCCGCCTCGCATATGAACTTCATCATCGCCAACGAAGTTGTCGTCGTGCCGGTCTATGGAACGGCGACGGAGGCGGCGGCGCTCGATGCGTTGCGTGCCGTGTTCCCGGACCGCACGGTTCACGGCGTCCGCTCGTCCGGCCTCTTGGGCTCCGGCGGCGCGGGCGGCGGCTCCTTCCATTGCATCACGCAGCAGGAACCTCTCTGA
- a CDS encoding CinA family protein — MSPHRNETVETLARRIVERLAKSGLTLTTAESCTGGALACTFATIPGSGEIFQGGFVCYSKRAKERALGVSPVVLGKDTAVSRRVAEMMARGARERMDCDLAVAITGVIGPEADEDGNPVGLVHSAVAARAGNMDHLEQRLEGLAPETLRDEAILGALRLLAAALDRRSLVPRADEGG, encoded by the coding sequence ATGAGCCCTCACCGCAACGAAACCGTCGAAACGCTGGCTCGGCGCATCGTGGAAAGGCTCGCAAAGAGCGGCCTGACGCTTACGACCGCCGAATCCTGCACCGGCGGCGCGCTTGCCTGCACCTTCGCAACAATCCCCGGCTCCGGCGAAATCTTCCAGGGCGGATTCGTCTGCTATTCGAAGCGCGCAAAGGAGCGGGCGCTCGGCGTTTCGCCTGTTGTCCTCGGCAAGGACACGGCGGTCAGCCGTCGCGTCGCCGAGATGATGGCGCGGGGAGCACGGGAGCGGATGGATTGCGATCTGGCGGTTGCCATCACCGGCGTGATCGGCCCCGAGGCCGACGAGGACGGCAACCCTGTCGGCCTGGTTCACAGCGCCGTCGCCGCGCGCGCTGGCAACATGGACCACCTTGAGCAACGGCTGGAGGGCCTTGCGCCCGAGACGCTCCGCGATGAAGCGATCCTCGGCGCGCTCCGTCTGCTCGCAGCGGCGCTCGACCGGCGGTCGCTCGTTCCGCGCGCGGACGAGGGTGGATGA
- a CDS encoding glutamate-5-semialdehyde dehydrogenase, which produces MQKTTDIDKNTEALMRGLGTAARTAAHALALASPETKDLALREAAKALRRDTAKILEANALDVAAARAAGRPASFVDRLALTPARVDAIAKGLEEIAALADPVGAVLADWTRPNGLRIQRVRVPIGVIGIIYESRPNVTADAGALSLKAGNAAILRGGSESHHSSTAIHACLVEGLEAAGLPAAAVQYVTTTDRDAVGLMLTGLNGAIDVIVPRGGRSLVERVQTEARVPVFAHLEGICHTYVDAKADLGMAESVVLNAKMRRTGVCGATECLLVDRNAPASVLPTLVKDLLDAGAEVRGDAAAVAADPRVKPAQADDYGHEFLDAIIAVKTVDGVGEAIAHIARYGSQHTDAIITEDAAAAERFLAEVDSAIVMWNASTQFADGGEFGFGAEIGIATGKMHARGPVGVEQLTSFKYRVRGSGQTRPG; this is translated from the coding sequence ATGCAGAAAACGACAGACATCGACAAAAATACCGAAGCGCTGATGCGCGGTCTCGGCACGGCTGCGCGCACGGCCGCTCATGCGCTCGCGCTCGCTTCTCCCGAAACAAAGGACCTTGCGCTTCGCGAAGCCGCCAAGGCGCTGCGCCGCGACACGGCCAAGATCCTCGAAGCGAACGCTCTCGACGTCGCTGCGGCGCGCGCGGCGGGCCGCCCGGCGTCGTTCGTCGACCGGCTGGCGCTGACGCCCGCGCGCGTCGACGCCATCGCGAAAGGTCTGGAAGAGATTGCAGCGCTCGCCGATCCGGTGGGTGCCGTGCTTGCCGACTGGACGCGCCCGAACGGGCTTCGCATCCAGCGCGTGCGCGTTCCCATCGGCGTGATCGGCATCATCTACGAGAGCCGCCCGAACGTGACGGCGGACGCAGGCGCGCTAAGCCTCAAGGCCGGAAACGCCGCGATCCTGCGCGGCGGCTCGGAGAGCCATCATTCGAGCACGGCCATCCACGCGTGCCTGGTAGAAGGACTGGAAGCGGCCGGATTGCCCGCCGCGGCCGTTCAGTACGTGACGACGACGGACCGCGATGCGGTCGGGCTGATGCTCACGGGCCTTAACGGCGCCATCGACGTGATCGTGCCGCGGGGCGGACGCAGCCTTGTCGAGCGCGTGCAAACGGAAGCGCGCGTGCCGGTGTTCGCGCATCTCGAAGGCATCTGCCACACCTACGTGGACGCCAAGGCCGATCTCGGCATGGCCGAAAGTGTCGTCCTCAACGCCAAGATGCGGCGCACGGGCGTTTGCGGCGCGACCGAGTGCCTGCTCGTGGACCGTAACGCGCCCGCCAGCGTCCTGCCGACGCTCGTCAAGGATCTGCTGGATGCCGGGGCCGAAGTGCGGGGCGACGCCGCCGCCGTGGCCGCCGATCCGCGCGTGAAGCCTGCGCAGGCGGACGACTATGGGCACGAATTCCTGGACGCGATCATCGCGGTGAAGACGGTGGATGGCGTGGGCGAGGCCATCGCGCACATCGCCCGCTACGGCTCGCAGCACACGGACGCGATCATCACGGAAGACGCCGCCGCCGCGGAGCGTTTCCTCGCGGAAGTCGACAGCGCCATCGTGATGTGGAACGCCTCGACGCAATTCGCCGATGGCGGCGAGTTCGGGTTCGGCGCGGAGATCGGCATCGCGACGGGCAAGATGCACGCGCGGGGGCCGGTCGGCGTCGAACAGCTCACGAGCTTCAAGTATCGGGTGCGCGGCAGCGGGCAGACGCGGCCGGGTTGA